The following are encoded together in the Onychostoma macrolepis isolate SWU-2019 chromosome 03, ASM1243209v1, whole genome shotgun sequence genome:
- the litaf gene encoding lipopolysaccharide-induced tumor necrosis factor-alpha factor homolog, translated as MASAPPLETSTLVGHPPPPSYEESLGSNPLNPPMPYAPAPDMKTPVPPYPAQAYSPMYPPPPAQHGQPVTSPVVSVQTVYVQPGLVFGSVPVQAHCPVCSQNVITRLEHTSGALAWLSCAGLAIFGCIYGCCLIPFCVDSLKDVIHHCPNCSSVLGVHKRI; from the exons ATGGCAAGCGCACCCCCATTGGAGACATCCACACTTGTGGGACACCCGCCTCCTCCATCGTATGAGGAGTCACTGGGATCAAACCCACTGAACCCACCAATGCCCTATGCTCCAGCTCCAGATATGAAGACACCTGTGCCTCCTTATCCAGCACAAGCCTACAGCCCGATGTATCCACCGCCACCAGCCCAACATGGTCAACCTGTCACCAGTCCTGTTG TATCTGTGCAGACTGTGTACGTTCAGCCTGGTCTGGTGTTCGGAAGCGTCCCAGTGCAGGCACACTGCCCAGTATGCTCACAGAACGTGATAACTCGCCTGGAGCATACATCAGGAGCATTAGCTTGGCTCTCTTGTGCAGGCCTGGCCATTTTTGG TTGTATCTACGGCTGCTGCCTGATTCCCTTCTGTGTGGACAGCTTGAAGGATGTGATACACCACTGTCCGAACTGCAGCAGCGTTTTAGGAGTTCACAAGAGAATCTGA
- the snn gene encoding stannin — MSITDHSPTTGVVTIIVILIAIAALGALILGCWCYLRLQRISQSEDEESIVGEGETKEPFLLVQYSAKGPRVEHKTKLTPNGTESHT, encoded by the coding sequence ATGTCTATCACGGACCACAGCCCCACCACCGGGGTCGTCACCATTATTGTAATACTCATTGCCATCGCCGCACTGGGGGCTTTAATTCTCGGTTGTTGGTGCTACTTGCGGCTGCAGCGCATCAGTCAGTCTGAAGACGAGGAAAGCATTGTCGGTGAAGGTGAAACCAAGGAGCCCTTCTTGCTGGTCCAGTATTCGGCCAAAGGCCCGCGGGTGGAGCACAAGACTAAGCTCACCCCTAACGGCACCGAGAGCCACACCTAA